In a single window of the Gemmatimonadaceae bacterium genome:
- a CDS encoding acyl-CoA thioesterase: MTELSGTDRTSTVAATHHEAAMLMMPHQENVLGHVFGGVILAMMDTTAAVSAMRHARTPCVTVSVDRVDFREPIHIGELVTMKSSVNFVGTTSMEVGVRVETENLLTGERRHTNSCYLTYVAIDANGRPVKVAPIEPESVEEKRRYAAARERRRRRLEERNAEGKREG, translated from the coding sequence TTGACGGAATTGTCTGGCACTGACAGGACGAGCACCGTGGCCGCGACGCATCATGAGGCGGCGATGCTCATGATGCCGCACCAGGAGAACGTGCTCGGGCACGTGTTCGGAGGAGTCATTCTCGCCATGATGGACACGACCGCGGCCGTCTCGGCGATGCGGCACGCGCGGACCCCGTGCGTCACGGTCTCCGTGGACAGGGTGGACTTCCGCGAGCCCATCCACATAGGCGAGCTGGTGACGATGAAGTCGAGCGTGAACTTCGTGGGGACGACGTCGATGGAAGTGGGCGTCCGGGTGGAGACCGAGAATCTTCTCACCGGGGAGCGGCGGCACACGAACTCGTGCTACCTCACCTACGTCGCGATCGACGCCAACGGCCGTCCGGTGAAGGTCGCGCCGATCGAGCCGGAGAGCGTCGAGGAAAAGCGGCGGTACGCGGCAGCGCGGGAGCGGCGGCGCAGGCGCCTCGAGGAACGGAACGCGGAAGGGAAGCGGGAGGGCTGA